In Sebastes fasciatus isolate fSebFas1 chromosome 8, fSebFas1.pri, whole genome shotgun sequence, the DNA window GTATTTTATCTGATTATCGTTTGTTTGGGATGGGATGTAATGCCTCTTTATTTCCTCCACACAGACTGATTCCATCCACCAGCAGCAGAAATCATCGGGAAGGACTAAGACCTTTGATCAGctggcagaggagcagaaaacAGCCTCCGCAGGTCGAGACACGGAGCAGCTTCTTGTCAAATCAAAAGACAATGAGCAACATCTGGAAGCTTTTGAAGAGAAAATAACAACTCAGAGCAGTAAAACCTTCAACAGCTCCTGTAACATTCTCAGGTATGaaatgcgtttttttttttttttttgcacattaaaAGTTAAGTTAATTAGATTCACCAAAATACCTCTTGAGTAAACATTACATGTTGTTGCTTTAGGTGAagtccagttgtttgaaggagatgttttcacagcaataaaaaatctatattagagagggaattatgacctgtttaacttcctaacactaacactagccctaagcagcttataatccataattaaaactactgatgcaaagattttttaaatcaaagcaaatatttaaataatcataatcatttgaattgtgtgtttttatgcaaataaccactatagatgacaataacaaagtacagtacagtacagtaatgtgtacagtaccctcccaccccTGAAAAATAGGGCTGCCCCAGAAGCTACAGTGTAAtgcgaacactgtaatttaccatgcctataatgttttttgtgtaaaatatatcgaagattgaatgacatcagatctaaaatgttattacagatacaatttctgagtggcagacaaaaaaaaatacttgtctgccacagtggcaggaagtgaaaaaagttaatttcagaccctgatttCAACCAATCTCTAATTATACCTTTATTAcaaagttttttattttgttgacacACCACATAGTGAAAGTGGCAAACATAACAAGCatacaaaataaacaatttgGAAAATACTGCAATACTAATGTATCGCtctcatttttttatattcccTTGCCTTCACAGCAAGTCCGGTGAACCATCAGAAAGCCTTCCAGAGGAGGAAGGCAGCAGCGCTGTGGAAGTGGAGGCAAATCCTCAACATCCCTTCAacgagagccggctgtcagGCGAGGAGAGTGAAGACGATGAGCAGGAGGAAGCCACAGACCTGCCTGCCACACCCTGGCACCCCAAACCTCTCGGGGTGAGTGCAGAAATTGTAGTACAGTGCAAAAGTAGATTTGTAtatagagggaaaaaaatatattttaatcagTTGTGATGTATGAATTTAGAGAGTGTAAAGCTAATTTAGTTTCTTTTTCTcaattaaaaaaggaaagagcGGGTTCAGTGGATTTGACTATGAATTATTCTTAAACTCACCTCTCAAAAAGGACACGCGAGTGTGTCTGTATTTATAAAAGTGTTTCTGTTCTGCAGCTATGCACTTTTGGATGCCGCACGTTGGGCTGCAGCATCTTCACCTTCAACCGGCGTTTGCACCACCTGCGGTTTGCCCTCAGCGCCATGCTGGAGCGCCATGTCAGCACACACTTGTGGAAGTAAGTTTCACTACTCTACACTATAGAAATGTGCCCCTTTTGGAGCACGACGAGGTGAGGAAAAGAGTTGCTAAGTGGGTCGGGAGACACTCAGCCAGGATCCAGTATAAACAAAGCATAGTGCATTGacatttaaatagtttttaattATCTGATGAGAAAAGGACAGATGTTGACCTGATGCTCTTATAAAAAAATGGTAAAAGTATCCCAGAAATTAAACATCTGAAGACGATGAAAATGATGGATTGCTTTGCCATTTTGCTTGGTCTTCACGACATCAAGAAAGAAGAAATACTCAAGAGTATTTGCCTGCTTCGAGTGTATTAATAGAGTCAGATTTTGAGCAGGCTGTTGTGCAGACTCAGTCACAGGGATGTTAGCTTACATTTAGGAAGATCAGCCGCTGGATAATTTGTTTCATAACGAAATGAGACTGCAGCTGATTCACCAGAACCACGTCAGGGTAAGtgaaaatattttgattattttattaggATCTCTTTTAGCCCAACTGGGCTATTCCTCCAAGATcctcaaacataaaaaaaacttcacTTTATAgatacaaacagaaacaaatcatatttatacatgtaaaacacTTAAAACGCACAATTAGCCGCACACGTTGCACAGCACACAAACAACATCTCGGGTTTGATTCCAGCgttgggacctttgttgcatgtcatatatctctgtctctctgtctctctctctctctctctctctctctctctctctctctctctttctttctctctctttctctcatttctacatttttctgtcaaataaaggtgaaaatgcaaaaaacatttaaaaaaataacaaaaaaacataaaaattgaTGCCCCGTATACACCAGCAAACCCACCTTAAATACAATGAACTATATCAtcattaaatacatatttctaTTGTCTCACATACattaacttaaaggggacatatcatcgtgctcatttccaggttcgtacttgtattttctatatattctaatgtgacataggaaggggagccaaatctgaatggcttgttgaatcacgttttctgatctcggcagcccacaaaaaactgactgtgtcgtcttatttcacagtttgtgggttggtaggtactccagatacacaaatatatgagaacaagcactgaaaaagtgagtgttccatgatatgtcccctttaagatattttttaaaactatttcCGGTGGTTTCAGGGAGTTTATTCCACCTTTGACAAGCCCAATAAGTTAATGCTTTTTACTGAGCTCCAATTTCGGCTTTAGCGAGACATAATTCGAGCCTGTGGTTGTTGGATTGACAGATTTTATTGTCCCTGAGGGGAAATTTGTCTTGTGCACAGGGCTACTTTAAATCACAAAGACAACATTAAACCTTGTTCTCGTATTGACAGAATGTCTCTCACCAAACGGAATCGCTCCTAAATAGCTCTTGGTTTCGTTGTGTGATGTACGTTATAACATAAACATAAGAGGCTTATGTCAATGGTGTCATTCACAGTCAACTGCCCTGGAGTACTATGTAATTCAGTCACTGGGGTGTCATATGCGCACCACAAGACCATTCTAGCTGCCTTATTCTGGGCTGCATTGCCCCAAAGCGCTGAGCTATAGCTGACTTTATCTGACTTGGATCTTGTGCTCggatgttttgcttttttttatatttacataaatcTTAATAAGCTTCATGTTTTTCCTTTTAACTTACAGGAAAATGCCTCAAGTATCATCAGGTCTCAGGTCATgtcatgtcacacctccaacTGTAGGATCACCTGTCAGGACCGGGGCCAGACCCCCCAAATCCACTGTCTCCCTCAGCCTAGAGTCTACCTCGCTGGGACAACTGGAAACCAAAACCAGTCAGCTCAACTCTCACGGTATCAAACCGCCTTCTTCTGCCACGTCTGCGAGACTCGGGCTTGGCCGACGGCGCAACCCCGCTCGGCTGAGCGAGGACAAGCTTATGCAAGATGCAGGCGCAGTGCAGAAAGCTGCCAAGGTGTCACACAGCGGTGAGGACAAATCCTCCAAATACATCAGGGACCCCCCCCTCAATGAGAAGGGCCAGCCACACGTCCCCTCCTCTCAAGGACCAGTAAATGGTTCCTTCTCACACGGAAAGAAGCCATGCCCTCCTCCCCACTGCCCCccccgcagcagcagcagaaggaggagGCCGCCAGGGATTCAGCAGAAGGTGGTGGGCTACGACCACAGGGGTCTCGACCAAAAGCGCAAAGGCAGCAATGAGTCACCGCCCCTTAGCACCGCGCTAGCAAAGTGTCAACGCTTGTCATCCCCTTcccggagaggagagagaatatCGGGCATGCTTTGGGCCTGGAGAAAAGATCCGACTCCTAAAGAGTGAGTAGACATACGGCGagccattttaacatttaatagatgAGCTTGATTAtccggaattaacattagagatctccacaattacatttagactagtcagaattcatattccagatatctataatgtcattctgactagtcaaaacgacaATTAGAGATATCTGTGATTCAGTTCTGACTttcctaaataacagttacagatatctcaaatgtcattatgactagtcagagttgttgTCATGACGTTGCTCATCAAGGCTTCTCATTGGATATCGGCCCAACGAAGCATCTGAAGCAGAAGCTTTTGCTAACTCGGAGagttcggtaaagttggaaagatattcacagatttAAACTTACcagatcaataactcataagttgttaaaacacaaacgacgcccttttctaaccgtagtgaggtagacaacaAGCTACAAGCTCATTTTAATCAGCCGTCCTCCGTGCTGGACGCATAACatcggtctctatgtgcagcggGCTTTGAGATGAGTGGTTCAGGGACCGCTGTGGATCAGATAGttagaaaatgacatgaaatagaAAAAGAGCTCATCATCGAGGAATCTGTGGCCAACGAGAGCTTTGTTCACTGGAGAGTTGTAGAAATTTACAGTgtattgtagatttattgtctccagacacactttataaacccatATGGCTGCAGAGTAGCGCCatagtatgtttgaatagcttcCGCCTCCCGTCCCCTCCCGCCCCCTTCtgatgtaattacagatatctgcaactTCATTTCACCtaaactctaattctagatatcagtaattacattttgactatccGTAACTCCAGTTGgagatatctacaacgtcattctgactagtcataatttaatgttagattaaattgtagatatctgaaactggaattTCGACTAGTGATAATTCACATTGCGGATATCTGtaatgaatatcctgtctagctattaaaCGTTAAAACGACTTGCTATAGTAGACATGGAATATTTTAGGTCGCACATCATCAATTTTTTGATGTGGATCTAAACCTTTAAGCCTAAATTGACATGAATGTTTTAACAACAATGACTGCATTTTTAGGTGACATTTGTTGTTTACGTCTTATCTTCACAGCCAATAAGGAGGCCAGCCTTAAAAAGGAGAAGAGGCCTGCAGCTGTTGCCTGCATAGTatgagtgtgtgaatgtatgtGATGTGTATGTCTGTATGTTTATGTCTGTCTTCACATTTTTATGCACAGACATCAGGAATAAATATCTGTCTGCATGTTACCGTACGTGTgtatttttgaaaaactgtcTATTTTTCTACGTGTCTAAATGTCTCAGTTTGTTACCTGTTGTAAGAACGTAAAAAATACCTCAATCTACTCATCATGCTGCTAAAGTGAAACGTCATTTCAtggcaaaacaataaaaacattcttGAATCTGTATAGTACCTTGTCCTCTGTTATTTTACTGTGGTTCTGTACTAATGGAGcattaaatcaatcaatcaaatttgttactacagcgcctgacttccgcttctgctcctgtcataattactactagaggtcgctgtcatgttctttttagaccttctttcggtgatctaccatacgaatagatgataaaacctactagtgggtgtagtaggcccctattggcccacatctatgggaattatagcctgacaacagtctaatcagcacGGGGAAGCCATAAGGGCGAtaacggtgaagacctgaacacaagttatattcccagagccttccctctctgctaaacagcctcgtcctgcattagaaaagtacacagttaaaacaaccaaagagctgataggACAATGGATAAGTgtcagggagaaaaaaacactgaatctgtcaaaaaagaagtctgttaaatatgtatgattgttaaaaatacagaaaaaatacataatacagacagagaattgtattCAAAGTTCccaaaaataacaggaaaactcatctctgatgaaatattcacaggaaatctgttcaaaattcaTCTAAATCAcgcaaacttcctgcagttatgcATTCTCTATTTGGgataattgtacagtttataagttgttctgtactgttattgttatgcattgaatataatatgaaattaacttggtttactcaatgatagaaaaagaGGTCCCTTCagggaaaaaggttgggaaccagtaaTATTATGCTTCTGTTTCTAGTTTAGATTCTTACATCAACAGTAGTTTCATGGACATTTTGAAAAACCTGACCCTAATTTTTAATTGTCTACTATTCGTACAGATATATAAAACAGGGAAAATAATTTGTTTAAATTTGTTAACTCCTCTTTTGATTATTGATGGTTTCGATTTGGCCAGTAAATATCATGTTTACATACAGTAGTGCACCACAGAGTTTCACCACTAGATGGTATCCAGACATCAGTGTTGATCCTCAGAAAAAGCAGCATGATGAACCTTTAGCCATTTCCACCAAGTTATATAAGCACACACTGTATGTATTATAAACCTACTTAGCCTCTCAAGccctagggtgctggaaggtgtggtttgCCTAGACAGACAAAATAATTCAAGAATAGCTctacaactaccaggtctatatgcataaTCTTGGTCTCtgtggataggtaagacctcagagaattcaccCCCAGTGTCGGTAACATtttgactgttactatgcctgagtaaatgGTGATTAACCAAAGGAAGAATTAACATTTTTATCcttgcctaaaatgttttctagattagacagtggataacaccattatagcaatgatgccatgcacagagatgccactgaattcattcagcaactccttcactacaactgtgccaaagcagatataaataacacaaagcacatagattctacaaaggttttagtgaggataggaccaggcaaactctccatttggcacacttggaTACTTAGTgcgccaaatgggttttctaactcttgaaagggaatctggctctaaaatgCTACTGATATCccctacaggaggctatgtgcacacaatggagcctttggccatgacatttaccctgtgcatcatcacattctaccactgtgcacagtataaaatcaattaaaaatcaactaaattgtataattttgactccaaatggagtagttttgttaaaataatgaaatatgatcaagtaaaacttagataataataaataaaatcaacaacaatgtaaataagataaaaaagaatccaaagtcaagtatgtacatttaatataaaaaaacaaaatattataaagtaaaaatacaatttcttatgtgttgattttgtaactaaaatattgaaatcattgccaaacTAACActgtttggacaaaatacacttggagtgttgttttagtagcgttaaagcctcgtcttttagaaactattcagaaaaaaagaccaccacagcattttatgacGTTTTTAAAGGCAGCTCAGCCGAACCCGGTACCGGGTCCATCGAGTAAAAGAGGTTAGTCTGTTTAATTATTGTTATGTGACAGCTAATAAAAATCTTGCCATACAGCTctttgatgaagtgaagctTAAATTCAGTCAGTTACTAATCAAGGAAATACATGGTGTTGTGTCGAAAGTATTCCCAAAGTGGCTTCTCTATATTTACTTTGTTAGCAACTCCACATTAGTCATAGTAAGTTTGGCAAAATGTCACCGCTCCGTCCTTAAAATACTCCACGAGATATCAGCCACAGACATTTAGAAGCAAATTAATACAGGAACAGATGATTTCTGGAAATAGCAAGAGACAACGGTAAAAACTGAGTCAGCAAAAAGTGTAAATCTTGATCTTTTTATTGAGTCAAATGATCAGTATTCTTTATCTTTAATGCCTACTAGGTTGCACCTATCCTGCAGTCAGAGAAGCTCTTAAGCGAACCATGCAAAGCCATTCCACTTTAGCTGCGAGACCTTTCAGATTTTATGGCAGTGACCAACCTGCTCATCTTTGAGGCAGTGGTCGATGCACTCGGTGCTTTTAATGCTGTTAAAAGCTCCATTCTTGTCTTGTGGACACTTGTAGTTGCACACTGTTAGAGCAGAGAGCTTTTAGCCCCAGCACCTCAAGGATGTTTCTGTGATTACTACGACATAGTCGGATGAACGGAGATAGATGTGTGTCGGGCAGAGACCCCTCCCTATAATCTGTGAGAGCTGACCAGTTAATGTACCATCACTGCAAATAGCAAAGGGCCTGTGAACTGCACAGATCTCGAACCAAAGATTTTTATTTCATCGATGCTGCAAATGTGAAAACATTTGTGCATCGAATTACAACTTAAAACTGACATAGTCCTGAGAATATTATTTACCATCTCTCTTCAAATCCATTCAAAACCCTGTTATGTTTCAGGAAATCATTGGTGGAGAGATCTCTGGCttcttttataaaaaatattttttgacttttcttgTAGACAGAAAAGTTGTTGCCTTAATTTGTTGTAAAGACATAGAGAGGCGAAATCccgccccttctggtggaccaccatgggaccttattttggcaaaaatatgaacggtagtcaactgCGAGAGACAAAccattttttgatcccgtttgaactGCGCTATGAATCACACAtctgatgtttgtcaatttaaaacataattttgcaagtcaagaaagtctcagtttgttgtaaaactgttgaagtattaGGCtatgaaaatacgtaattagaaagacgacacacccaaaagttgcgtagtgacgtctctctctctgaagctacgatgccagtgtgtttcctactgggatgaactcacacgaGCTACGAGTTTTGCTCGTTCTTTCCCTTCCCAGCTGATAAAAataccaggagtcgctggataaaacacatcggGTCAAATAACGTTTTAGTTAAGGATGTTAGTAATTAAGCGTTTAATTAACTGTCAATAAgaattttaactgattaacgctatcggttgaacggttaaaagaaatgtaaaaaaatagctaaaaagctgagcaaaactcagaggagcgggttgtcacttaaaggagagtagctggtccaccttaacagcccaccttaaatGAGCCTGAGCTGGAGTTGTTGCTAACGGCTTTTACTTTAAATCAGCTGGTGGCTGGCAAGACACTGGAACTTGggttgggtcttgaggagttgtagcatttattcactgacaaataaactgtacacaaactgcgctgctacgttcacagctataacgccaccgacaaccccacactcaccgccgccacgcacacacacggtctgtcggacgagagatgtagttcactgagcggtttcacatgaaactaaatgatactacgacaaactgagactttctgcACTtgaaaaattatcttttaaacgtacaaacatcatatgtgtgattcatggcacaattcaaactCAAAATATTTATCACTCGCCGTTGACTActcttcatattttttccagaaTAACGTCCCATGgcggtccaccggaagggggcgggatttaACCTCTCTATAGCCACCAATCTGATAAAGCACTGTGCTTCCTCCTTGAACTCCTTATGGCTTTATGATACTGACTGAATATAACCGGCGGCTACATACTCGCTGCCCGTTAGGATCTATTTCAAAACTCCTTCTATGCAGTTTTTccacaatatatattttctgtttaacCATATTGTTCAGCGGTGTAAAATACGTCCCATGTCAATAAAAAACTTAACCCCAACCCcgcttaaaaaataaacatttatggTCAAGACTTGAATGTTGGAACGACTAACAGTAGCACGGCGGCAGACGAAATGATCAACAACATCAGATTATACGAGAATACAGTCAGTACACTGGTAGAACATAGCAGTACACAACTAATCAATACTGAACACAGAAAAGTGAGtcttaatacatatatatatactgtatatatagatatatatatataggagggCAGGTTTGCTTTGAAGCCACTCTTCTCGTCTTTGTTAGGACCTTCGCAATAGCAATTTTTCTCTGTACGGAACTGCAACAGGTATTTTGAGTGACAACCCAGAGAGAAGACCGCCCATTACACGTGTCAGATTCAACTCAATTGACACTTGGTTCTGCGGGGCAAACACATGCTATTCCTTGATGGTCTGCCAGTTCAATGTGGGCTACTCAACATCCGTAATATCTGTGTATATGTTCTGAGACTGGCATTTAGTAACTTCTCATGCAGGGCTTGAAATCCAAGAGGATTTTAGATCGATCCCATGATGAGAAAGCAGTGAACAGcacatatatttaatttctatAGGTCAACACTTTGGGGCTGAATCCCTAAAAACGGAATAGATTCTTCGCTAATTGCAACCACTCAGCAGCAGAgctcagccgattagactgttgtcaggctattaaataggtgttatcagtcgctataagccccatagatgtgggcaAATAGGGGCTTACTACACccattagtaggttttatcatctatttacatGGTAGGTCACCgcaagaaggtataaaagaagacgacagtgaCCGtagtaaacctaaagaagttatagttttttttgcctaaacctaaagttgtagttttttttttgcctaaacctaaagaagttgtagttttgttgcctaaacctaattaagttgtaattttgttgcctaaacctaaagaagttgtagttttgttgcctaaacctaataaagttgtatttctgttgcctaaacctaaagaagctgtagttttgttgcataaacctaaagttgtagttttgttgcctaaacctaaagaagttgtagttttgttgcctaaacctaaagaagcctttttgtttgtgttcaaaatgtgacgtttcattcagttttacaacatgaacgtgttgcttttaagtttcactttcacttttacaacgtagtaggcccctaatgacccacctCTATGGTGCTTGTAGCAActaataacgcctatttaatggcctgatcaCAGTTGAATTGGGTGCTAAATATGGCTTCATTTTAATGCGTCTTGCGTCTTTTGCTATTTTTTCCACCTGGTGAATACCGTGTGTGTGCGAGAGTGGAATGATTCACACACCACCTCTCTGATAAGTGTGACTTCCTTTTCTCACCCACTCACAGAAGACACTGCGTTGCACACTGCAACTGTGAATATAACATTAATTTTGCGTAAAAACCTATTGCACTCAGAAATGTTTAATTGCAAGACATACCTATCTGTTCCTATGTGTGCTGTGGCGCTGAAGTGGAAAACTAAAAAAGCATTGAGCAATAAATTTGAACATTATTCTTTCTTGTATTATACTTTCCGAGCAGTGGGAGAGCAAATGTTCAATGAAAGCTCCGGGCGTTTCCCTCCTAGACAGATTAGAGACTACTTAAAGGCTATCACATTCATTGCCTGGTTGAATAATTGCTATTGAACTTAAGCGAGCATGGCCTCGTAACGACAGAGGTACACAAACAGAGCAAACACATCTGGGCTGAATTGAGGCTGTCGGTGAGCGGGGAGCCAGAGAGAATGGCTTTGT includes these proteins:
- the atxn7l2b gene encoding ataxin-7-like protein 2b, with the protein product MAALDRRNLNLDDFVGLNWSSWVDRLDVSSSDDNVEEGSKNGRNCSDTMTLRKEDMHTFGHCPAHDEICLVVCGHCGQVVKPQAFEKHCERRHGPLTKICGQSSTLAPQQRPRPSRQTSNHSSSRERQKNARCQEASAPSSASPVHQHRPSKAQKEAVSFPPVEKFPQENAPLPHHSSSSTPRPRVPPWHSGPLPPGHSSSSASPSERPSVEKSTAGQSSESHSPLRGTRTYSRIYKNINKKECDPNKQCVVLDPERKKLCSRELICNTDSIHQQQKSSGRTKTFDQLAEEQKTASAGRDTEQLLVKSKDNEQHLEAFEEKITTQSSKTFNSSCNILSKSGEPSESLPEEEGSSAVEVEANPQHPFNESRLSGEESEDDEQEEATDLPATPWHPKPLGLCTFGCRTLGCSIFTFNRRLHHLRFALSAMLERHVSTHLWKKMPQVSSGLRSCHVTPPTVGSPVRTGARPPKSTVSLSLESTSLGQLETKTSQLNSHGIKPPSSATSARLGLGRRRNPARLSEDKLMQDAGAVQKAAKVSHSGEDKSSKYIRDPPLNEKGQPHVPSSQGPVNGSFSHGKKPCPPPHCPPRSSSRRRRPPGIQQKVVGYDHRGLDQKRKGSNESPPLSTALAKCQRLSSPSRRGERISGMLWAWRKDPTPKDQ